From Apium graveolens cultivar Ventura chromosome 9, ASM990537v1, whole genome shotgun sequence, the proteins below share one genomic window:
- the LOC141687097 gene encoding uncharacterized protein LOC141687097, with product MAATTIKVIVFVTTMSMALTVLLTMKHLSFDTKSSSDTIDVPSRESNDDEVLVMPFKRVNRFLAEEKNPRAADHCNKDNEVCTLQGTNSTCCNNKCMDLSSDNKNCGACKNKCKYTETCCRGECVDVTYDKRHCGECNNRCSPGGYCIYGLCDYA from the coding sequence ATGGCAGCCACAACGATTAAAGTTATCGTCTTCGTGACAACTATGAGCATGGCACTTACTGTTCTTCTCACCATGAAGCATCTCAGTTTCGACACAAAAAGTAGCAGCGACACTATTGATGTTCCTTCTAGAGAATCAAATGATGATGAGGTACTAGTAATGCCATTCAAAAGAGTAAACCGTTTTCTTGCTGAGGAGAAAAATCCGAGAGCCGCTGACCACTGTAACAAAGACAATGAAGTATGTACTTTGCAAGGCACAAACTCTACTTGCTGCAATAACAAGTGCATGGACTTGTCCAGTGACAATAAGAACTGTGGAGCATGTAAGAACAAGTGCAAGTACACGGAAACATGTTGCAGAGGAGAGTGTGTCGATGTCACATACGATAAAAGGCATTGTGGAGAATGTAATAATCGCTGCTCGCCTGGTGGTTATTGCATATATGGCCTCTGCGACTATGCTTAA